A single window of Jeotgalibacillus haloalkalitolerans DNA harbors:
- a CDS encoding ribonuclease H-like domain-containing protein — protein sequence MNLKKKLARMKPHLQENNQKKDIETEELPYMDIWKDNDTEVFTYEDQHCLIREVHYPVDFTHGRYQLSDLLGVLEAWNQTDFNHSLSAKGFRVEDLFFFDTETTGLSGTGTSIFLLGYAKFENNRFVLKQHILTDPSNEIALYLSFLENVNYETLVTFNGKSFDWPQVQSRHTLIRNHVPRLPETGHFDLYHAAKRIWKSSLKSLKLKSLEEEKLGFVREDDIPGYLAPAIYFDFVERKHPEGMLKVLEHNEKDILSLITLYTHISLQLLGTDQNQSSIEKLETGKWFKKEGEQLISEKYLKDSYQMDANPSAAFHLAFEYKKQQQFEQALRLFTISLEKSVPKEQRIAAVEISKIYEHQTKDFEKAYLFAMRAIKALDAENIKEELKQKKLDQIKHRLSRISRKMRGNKLT from the coding sequence ATGAACCTTAAAAAGAAATTGGCACGTATGAAGCCGCATCTTCAGGAGAACAATCAAAAAAAAGACATAGAAACTGAAGAACTTCCATATATGGATATCTGGAAGGATAACGATACAGAAGTATTCACTTATGAAGATCAGCATTGTCTGATCAGGGAAGTACATTATCCTGTTGATTTTACTCACGGACGTTATCAGCTTTCAGATTTATTAGGCGTGTTGGAAGCCTGGAATCAGACTGATTTTAATCACTCTCTTTCAGCTAAAGGTTTCAGGGTTGAGGATCTCTTCTTTTTTGATACAGAAACAACAGGATTAAGTGGAACGGGGACTTCCATATTTCTGCTGGGGTATGCGAAGTTTGAAAATAACAGGTTTGTCTTAAAGCAGCATATTTTAACTGATCCATCAAATGAAATTGCATTATATCTGAGCTTTCTTGAAAACGTGAATTATGAAACACTCGTTACGTTTAACGGGAAGTCATTTGACTGGCCTCAGGTTCAATCACGCCATACCCTGATCAGGAATCATGTACCCAGATTACCTGAGACCGGACACTTTGATTTATATCATGCAGCTAAGCGGATCTGGAAAAGCAGTCTGAAATCACTGAAATTAAAAAGCCTTGAGGAAGAAAAGCTCGGTTTTGTCAGAGAAGATGATATACCTGGTTACCTTGCACCGGCTATTTACTTTGATTTTGTGGAGAGGAAGCATCCTGAGGGTATGCTGAAGGTGCTTGAACATAATGAAAAAGACATTCTTTCGTTAATTACTTTATATACGCACATCAGCTTACAGCTGCTTGGAACCGATCAGAATCAGAGCAGCATCGAGAAACTAGAGACCGGGAAATGGTTTAAAAAAGAAGGTGAGCAGCTGATCTCGGAAAAATATTTAAAAGATTCTTATCAGATGGATGCAAATCCATCAGCTGCATTTCATTTAGCTTTTGAATACAAAAAACAGCAGCAGTTTGAACAGGCATTGCGGCTCTTTACGATATCCCTTGAAAAAAGTGTTCCAAAAGAACAGAGAATCGCAGCGGTTGAAATCTCAAAAATATATGAGCATCAGACAAAAGACTTTGAAAAGGCATATTTATTTGCGATGCGGGCGATAAAAGCCCTTGATGCAGAAAATATTAAAGAAGAATTAAAACAAAAGAAGCTGGATCAGATTAAACACAGGTTAAGCCGTATTTCCCGAAAAATGCGTGGAAATAAATTAACTTAA